A genomic stretch from Solanum stenotomum isolate F172 chromosome 8, ASM1918654v1, whole genome shotgun sequence includes:
- the LOC125872827 gene encoding MLO-like protein 3 isoform X1: protein MAGGGSGSSPSRTLLNTPTWALATVCFIFIFLGIFIEHLIHLLCHWLKKHRKTALFEAVEKLKSVLMQLGFLSLLLAVIQRPISKICIPNRITNSMLPCNRVLLDSTKSINSEDHCGSRGMTSFMSQSGINQLNNFIFVLAVMQIVYSVVTMALGRAKMKRWKRWEDETKTIEYMAANDPNRFRFTRETTFGRRHMNKFTNTSSLLWIKCFLRQFFHSVAKTDYLTLRHGFITAHLPSTNALNFQKYIERSLEDDFKVVVGISPFMWLIVVIFLLVDVHGWNIYLWVSFLPLITVLVIGTKLETIVAQMALQLENQESVIIGSPLVLPNDSLFWFNQPQFVLTLLHYTLFINAFELAFFIWVTWQFGISSCYHEHVEIIVVRVVLALMVQVLCSYITLPLYALVTQMGSHFKSALLEEHITQAIKHWHTEVKRKKKNKLQGLESSHYSVATTQITSPEIKLSASAHEIQEISEESPKVNIVHQNESQIGVD, encoded by the exons ATGGCTGGAGGAGGATCCGGTTCGAGTCCTTCTCGCACTCTTTTAAACACTCCAACTTGGGCTCTGGCTACTGTATGCTTCATCTTTATTTTCCTTGGAATTTTCATTGAACACTTGATCCATCTTCTTTGTCAT TGGCTCAAAAAGCATAGGAAGACCGCTTTGTTCGAAGCTGTGGAGAAACTCAAATCAG TGTTGATGCAACTAGGATTTTTATCTCTATTATTAGCAGTAATACAAAGGCCAATATCCAAAATATGCATACCAAATAGAATAACAAACTCCATGCTTCCTTGTAATCGTGTTCTACTCGATTCTACAAAAAGCATCAATTCAGAAGATCATTGTGGCTCCAGA GGGATGACTTCTTTCATGTCACAAAGTGGAATTAATCAGCTAAACAACTTCATATTTGTGCTAGCAGTCATGCAGATTGTGTACAGTGTTGTCACAATGGCTTTAGGAAGAGCCAAG aTGAAACGATGGAAAAGGTGGGAGGACGAGACGAAGACCATAGAATATATGGCAGCCAATG ATCCTAATCGATTCAGATTTACAAGAGAAACCACATTTGGTCGACGCCACATGAACAAGTTTACAAACACTTCTTCTCTGCTTTGGATT AAATGTTTCCTGCGGCAATTCTTTCATTCAGTAGCCAAAACTGACTATCTTACATTACGCCATGGCTTCATTACG GCACATTTACCTTCCACCAACGCCTTGAATTTTCAAAAGTACATTGAACGATCTTTAGAGGATGATTTCAAAGTCGTCGTTGGCATAag TCCTTTCATGTGGTTAATAGTGGTCATCTTCTTGTTAGTTGACGTCCATG GTTGGAACATCTATCTTTGGGTATCATTTCTCCCACTCATA ACAGTGTTGGTGATTGGGACTAAGCTGGAGACAATTGTTGCCCAAATGGCTCTTCAAttggaaaatcaagaaagtGTCATCATAGGATCCCCATTGGTGCTACCTAATGATAGTCTATTTTGGTTTAATCAACCTCAATTTGTTTTGACCCTTCTCCACTATACCCTTTTCATA AATGCATTTGAACTGGCCTTCTTTATTTGGGTGACG tGGCAATTTGGAATAAGCTCTTGTTATCATGAGCATGTGGAGATCATTGTTGTCAGGGTAGTTTTGGC GCTGATGGTTCAAGTACTTTGTAGTTACATTACTTTGCCTCTCTATGCCCTTGTTACTCAG ATGGGTTCACATTTCAAAAGTGCATTGTTGGAAGAACACATAACACAAGCCATAAAGCATTGGCACACAGAAGtgaagaggaagaaaaagaacaagCTGCAGGGATTAGAGTCATCACATTATTCTGTTGCTACGACACAAATTACTTCTCCAGAAATAAAATTAAGTGCTAGTGCTCATGAAATTCAAGAGATCTCTGAAGAATCACCAAAAGTAAATATAGTCCATCAAAATGAATCACAAATAGGTGTTGATTGA
- the LOC125872827 gene encoding MLO-like protein 3 isoform X2, whose protein sequence is MAGGGSGSSPSRTLLNTPTWALATVCFIFIFLGIFIEHLIHLLCHWLKKHRKTALFEAVEKLKSVLMQLGFLSLLLAVIQRPISKICIPNRITNSMLPCNRVLLDSTKSINSEDHCGSRGMTSFMSQSGINQLNNFIFVLAVMQIVYSVVTMALGRAKMKRWKRWEDETKTIEYMAANDPNRFRFTRETTFGRRHMNKFTNTSSLLWIKCFLRQFFHSVAKTDYLTLRHGFITAHLPSTNALNFQKYIERSLEDDFKVVVGIRLEHLSLGIISPTHMLVIGTKLETIVAQMALQLENQESVIIGSPLVLPNDSLFWFNQPQFVLTLLHYTLFINAFELAFFIWVTWQFGISSCYHEHVEIIVVRVVLALMVQVLCSYITLPLYALVTQMGSHFKSALLEEHITQAIKHWHTEVKRKKKNKLQGLESSHYSVATTQITSPEIKLSASAHEIQEISEESPKVNIVHQNESQIGVD, encoded by the exons ATGGCTGGAGGAGGATCCGGTTCGAGTCCTTCTCGCACTCTTTTAAACACTCCAACTTGGGCTCTGGCTACTGTATGCTTCATCTTTATTTTCCTTGGAATTTTCATTGAACACTTGATCCATCTTCTTTGTCAT TGGCTCAAAAAGCATAGGAAGACCGCTTTGTTCGAAGCTGTGGAGAAACTCAAATCAG TGTTGATGCAACTAGGATTTTTATCTCTATTATTAGCAGTAATACAAAGGCCAATATCCAAAATATGCATACCAAATAGAATAACAAACTCCATGCTTCCTTGTAATCGTGTTCTACTCGATTCTACAAAAAGCATCAATTCAGAAGATCATTGTGGCTCCAGA GGGATGACTTCTTTCATGTCACAAAGTGGAATTAATCAGCTAAACAACTTCATATTTGTGCTAGCAGTCATGCAGATTGTGTACAGTGTTGTCACAATGGCTTTAGGAAGAGCCAAG aTGAAACGATGGAAAAGGTGGGAGGACGAGACGAAGACCATAGAATATATGGCAGCCAATG ATCCTAATCGATTCAGATTTACAAGAGAAACCACATTTGGTCGACGCCACATGAACAAGTTTACAAACACTTCTTCTCTGCTTTGGATT AAATGTTTCCTGCGGCAATTCTTTCATTCAGTAGCCAAAACTGACTATCTTACATTACGCCATGGCTTCATTACG GCACATTTACCTTCCACCAACGCCTTGAATTTTCAAAAGTACATTGAACGATCTTTAGAGGATGATTTCAAAGTCGTCGTTGGCATAag GTTGGAACATCTATCTTTGGGTATCATTTCTCCCACTCATA TGTTGGTGATTGGGACTAAGCTGGAGACAATTGTTGCCCAAATGGCTCTTCAAttggaaaatcaagaaagtGTCATCATAGGATCCCCATTGGTGCTACCTAATGATAGTCTATTTTGGTTTAATCAACCTCAATTTGTTTTGACCCTTCTCCACTATACCCTTTTCATA AATGCATTTGAACTGGCCTTCTTTATTTGGGTGACG tGGCAATTTGGAATAAGCTCTTGTTATCATGAGCATGTGGAGATCATTGTTGTCAGGGTAGTTTTGGC GCTGATGGTTCAAGTACTTTGTAGTTACATTACTTTGCCTCTCTATGCCCTTGTTACTCAG ATGGGTTCACATTTCAAAAGTGCATTGTTGGAAGAACACATAACACAAGCCATAAAGCATTGGCACACAGAAGtgaagaggaagaaaaagaacaagCTGCAGGGATTAGAGTCATCACATTATTCTGTTGCTACGACACAAATTACTTCTCCAGAAATAAAATTAAGTGCTAGTGCTCATGAAATTCAAGAGATCTCTGAAGAATCACCAAAAGTAAATATAGTCCATCAAAATGAATCACAAATAGGTGTTGATTGA